Part of the Misgurnus anguillicaudatus chromosome 25, ASM2758022v2, whole genome shotgun sequence genome, GCCACCATGCTGGCAGGGCTGCCGAGGTGATCTGGAAGATTTTAATGCGTCGCTATTGGGTTGCCAGGGTGTTCTGCGTGGTTGGTGTTCAAAAACCACAGAATGACTGCTTTCACACAACATCACCTGTGTGTTttaacacacacgcacatatgCTTTATCGAGTGAGAATAACAGCTCATTTAAAATTCCATGCCCTGTTTTATGTGAGCAGAAATATCAGAGCATTTGGCTCACAGGTGTTTTTAATTGATTGGCCGTTTCCTGTTGCTTCGATCGTTCACACATGAAAGAGTCGTGAAATCCCACGTCCTCCTTCAACGCTTTTGTTTTTGCTCGCGAGTGATTTCGGAATCTGAGCTAATAAAGAAAATGAGTTCAAGTCGCTGAAGAGACTTGAGACGCCATCTTCGGTAATTGGCGACAATCAAGCGAGCTAGGAAAACAAAAGTGACAATatgcaaaaacatttaatcTCTATGAACTCAACACACGACCAAACAACAGGAAAAATATTCTAGTCTTTCCTTTTCTGCAAACATGTTTTTAATCTTTCTGAAACTTTAATCCAACTCAATGGGAATTTCGCTTTCTGAAGAGGTGACTCATTCCCAAACTCCCAGGAACAGGCAACAGCTGGAAGTTTCTTCTGAAGGTTTGGCACAGGACGATAGCGCGAGTCTAGCGACGTTGATGAGTTACAGACGTGCCGCTGTTATTTCGTGCTGGAGATCTCTGACTAAACGCGAGGTTTTATAAGCtttatatttgttttgaaaTGTCACGATACTTGCGCTCACATAAAATGGAGTAAAAGGGCGCTGAGagtgtttttgtttattaatttaCTTAATTGGTTGCATGTGTTTGAACATAAAAGCTCGCATTTTGGCTCTTCGGTTTACAGGCATCTTTCAGGCGACGGAAAATATAGAAATCTAGTCCAATTTGAGGACAAACAATCATTGACGAATATATTATTTTGATGTCCAAGATGTGAATCGACCGGAAGACAAACATTACCCTACGGGACTCTTCGAGAGCATCGCAGCTTTAACCGCTGTGTGTGGTGGTTTTCTTCATGGTTTGTGACATGGAAGAAATCTAATGCAGTAATACTGAGCACATGGAAGATTTGGGGGTGGGCGAACATCCCGTAACATTGACATAACCACCCTAGCAACCGCATACACTCAAAACAGCCCACAATCACACCATACCCACAATGAAAGAATGcactttaatttaatttgaccGTCAGACCCTCCGCCGCTCATTAGCGCTTCATAATTCTCCTGATCTCTTTGTCCTTGTTTTCCGTGTCTCTCTAGATTTTAACAAGATCCCACTGAACAAACGCCAGGTCGGGCACGAAACCAGCAGGGGTCTTTGGCGAGAAAACGAATGTGAGGGTCATCTGGAGATGAGGCCACCAAACCAAAGAACAGATGGTGAGAAGAAAGGTGAGAGGAGAAATAAAAATAGGGAACGCCGAATGTAAAGAAAACTAAAATATCAGCGTATTACCATCTGGACGTCGCAGAGATGTGTGGAAGagctcagagagagagagagaggagaagaGCCGCAGGGAGATTTATGGGAGACATTAGCGATACTAATGGAGTGTCAGATCTTCAGACTAGAGCATTAACACACGATATATCTCTACTGACATACAGATTAATACAGGTCCAACATTCACACACTTTTCATTCAACAAGTATCCTGCTGCCTAATAAGATAAGATAAGATACAGATAAGATAAGCTGCTGCTACACAGATCCTTAACATATGTACATCCCCAGTATGTCTATATGCTGTATGTCTATGTTTATTGATACTTAAGCTGTGTTGCCTTTATATGACAGCTGACTTGatctatatgtatatgtgtatgtatttatgatatgtgaccctagaccacaaaaccagcacaggtatatttgtagcaatagccaacaatgcattgcatgggtcaaaattatagtttttatgccaaaaatcatcaggatattaagtaaagatcatgttccatgaagatattgaGTACATTTCCtaccaaaaatgtattaatcgttagtaatatgtgttgcaaCGGACTTAAAAGAGGATTTTCgcaatattgtttgttttttgcactctcagattccagatttccAAATATttgtatcttggccaaatattcTCCTATCTTAACAATACCTTAATGGAAAGCTGATTTaatcagatgatgtataaatctcaatttcaataATGTGCTGGTTTTGTAGTCATGGGTCACATGTATATCTGGGTATGTAAATGTGTAGagataaattaataattaataaacttGAGTGAACCTACTgtctaaatataaataaaggtgacttgacttgatatatatatatatatatatatatatatatatatatatatatatatatatatatatatatatatatatatatatatatatatatatatatatatatacttcaagaatattttcagtttttctaAGTGTACTATTTATTGGTATGggtttaagtaaaattataattttttatttgcatttatttatttgcaaaaatttaaatggggaaaattggtttaaatagcaaaaaaagATGCAGTGTTTTTAGTTCGTGAATACTGCAAAGAAAGTTCAAATTCATTTTTCAACAACAATACATAatgttttacatgtattttaggAATATTATAACTGAATATTTGGTGTAATAACCGTGATGTTAAATCACATCCTTAATGTGTCTTGGTATCCTCTCAGTCTTCAACATTGCTTTTGGGTGACTTTATGTCACTCCTGATGTTTGCTTTTGTTGGATTTCCACAGACACTGGACAGAAATGGTCGTAATACATGTAAAAATTGATTAAAGGTCTCCAAAACATTTTCCATGGCTGTATTGTATATGTGCATGTAcactttaaaggattactccactttcatacaAAATTTTTGATAATTTACTCGCCCCCTTGTCATCTTTCTTtattcagtcgaaaagaaattaaaaaacattgtccgtatagtggacctcaacagtttgcagtttcaatgcagctttaaaggcTCTAAACAATTCCAACCGAGACTTAAGGGTCTTTTCCAGCAAAGCTATCATCATTTTCgccaaacaaataaaaaatgggtACTTTTGGACCAcgacttctcgtcttgcactggCCATGTGATGCACCGGTGCGACTTACGCATTGCATAATCACATCGAAAGCTCACGCGATACATATGTGAAACACACACTTGaggatcattttaaacaataaactgacacaaggACATCacttagtatcattccacatacaacgaTGTTGGAATgctcctctttcttcacactgaAGCAATACTGTAGTCTTGCATGCAACATGCGTGATCCTTTGACATGCTTACttaatacgtaaggtcacagTGGTGCATCACATGGCTattgcaagacgagaagttgtgtttaaaaagtattcatttttaggtgaaaaataatggttttgctagataagacccttatgcctcagttgggatcgtttagagccttTTGAAGCTGCAACTGTTGAGGTCCAGTGTATGGAGaaaaattctgaaatgttttccccaaaatcttcttctcgactgaacaagaAAGATATAAACATATTGGATGACATTGGGGTAAAtgatcagaatttttttataaaagaggAATATTCCTCTAAAGACAAAATTGCAGTGGTCTCCCATTTTTTTCTGTGGCTGTATACGTATTGAATATGTGCATGTATGCGACTTTAACATTTGAAGTCTTTTGGTTCCCCATCTTCTGTGATGAGATTAGAAACAGTAATACTGCAACACTTTCAGTCTGCTCtatatgtgttgtgttgtgttcagACCTGCCCTACGGGATAAGGTTTACATAAAGATTAACATACTGCATTACAGACATACATAAACACAATGCATGTGTCTTTCATTTTCTTTCTCTGCGTCTTTGTCCGTCTGTGTGTATTCTATGGAATGTATCCAGTATTAATACTGATATGGCAGAAACCTTCCAAATTCAATAAATCATGTTCAGACACGAGATGAGAATTAACCTTCATATTTGCCAAGCGATCATTTCATAACACCAGACAATTGCTCTGTTCCAAAATGCCTACTTAGACAGCAATTTGAGCCATCATACAGTAGGTGTGCTCCTGATTCAAGGAAAGATCCGGCACAGAAAATTCAATTTCTAGAATGCACTGTGAGGAGTTCGGTGAAAACTCTAATCATTTCATTCAAACCAAAAATGGTCGATAATCAAGATCAttcattataataaaaatgattGTCGAACTTACGTAAACACTCGTTGGCTTCTTTTGCTGTAGCGCGCTGCCACGGTCGATCGTAGTGAAATGGTTTGCATCGATCACACTCTGGCCCCTCCGTGTTATGCTTGCAGTCACAAACCAATTTTCCGTCTTTCTCTCTGACACACCTGGAGCCGTGGCCGTTGCATTTGCACCTCCCACCAACCTGGAAGTCGCTCACCGCGTAATAATAGGCCGGCATGGCTCCTGGGGCCACGGCCGGGTCCTCGCTCTCACGTCCAGACATGGGCAGCGCTCTGGGGTGCTGCGGGCGACTGAAGACCACTCGGATGTCAGTGACCGTAACCCAGTCTTGCAGTACGGGACTAGAGTCGAAATCCTTCCCTGACGGACGTCCGTCCAGCGTGCTGAACGCAATGAGGCCACCGGAAAGCGGGTAGACGTCGGTGTGTCCGTCCGTGCACAACGCCTCCTGTTCATTCTGTTTTGTGATCGTGGCTTTGTTTGGTCGATTGTACATACGACGGCATTGCGAGGAGTAGAACTGATAAGGAGTCCAGGTTCGCCCATAGTCCATGCTCTTATAGATGGCCAAAGACTCGGGTCGCGGCGAACAGAACTGGAGACTAACGTAGGTAATCTCGAACTTCTTGCCGAGCGACAACGTCAGGGTGACGTTAAACGGTGAACCCTGCAGGTTCTCGGACTGCCAGCAGGTGAGGTTGTGGGCGGAGTTGAGGTCAGTGAGGTAGGAGGCAGGGTGGGCATTACGAGGATCAGACGCGTCGCAGACCTGGCACGTACGGACGGCGGGCCGGTCCTCGCGTTCTACCAGACTGCAGGAGCGAGACGGAGGTCGTCCACATACACTCGACACGCTGACCTCCTGCCCGAACGCAGCATTGATGAATTCTGGGATACAGCGACGGGGGGCACCCCCCTCATCATAACAGGGGTCCGTTTGTGTCGCTTGCGGGCCAGAGAACGGGTTTGGGCCGTGGCCGGAGGCCCAAGGAAGCGTATGAAACACACTAACCAAAGAAAGAAACTTACTAACACTCCACATGATGTCACAGGAGAGACAGATGAAGATGGGGAGGGCAGGGAAAGAATCCAGATGGGTGGGTGGCGAGAGAGAAGTCAAATAAACGAATGCAGTCGCAGGGTCTCTTCAGACTGGCGCAGTCTGGCGTATGTGTGATATCTCAAAGCAACACCTCAGCCAGGAACCGTCGGTAGATAAATGATCCTTCAGCAACGTGCGTGTGTGTCTGGAAAAAAGGCgtaaaatgacaataaatcAAATCAGTGAAAAGCGACATACAGTGAGTGAGTTTCACATATATAGCTTCATCATATTCAAgctgttttatattttttaacgtAGCTATGAATAGAAATGTTATGCCTTAGACTACAGCCGTAAACATTTGCGATGACAAATTCGGTGATATCAGATGGATGTTCTACTTCGATATTTCAATGGATAGGTCTGTTCAGATCACTAACCCTATACAGCGAATATCAACACGAGTAATGGTGATGTGTGTTTCAACAACTATGAATTAcaatgtttcttaaaaaaaaattggtgaaTGCATGCTCAGTGTGTTTATAAATGACGTTTGGACCATACGAGTCATTTTAAGAATGTTGAGATATACATAGGCTGGGTTAATTTAGTCTCTGTAAACATCGGTCTTGTCTGTGCTCAGATTCGTCATGGTTTCTCTTGGAGTCTGGGGCCGTGGAGGGCCAGGGGGTCTGAATAGCAAAAGAAGGCGACATTGTTTTACACGCCACGTAGATCTGCAAACAGATGCTTTTCTAGATGTCTAAAACAGTAAACATATCTGAAAAATGACGACGCACCTAAAAGTGAAACCGCTGGAGAAATCCACCATCACAGTCCACTCCGCGTCTTATCTGCCACCCGATCCAAACTCACACCAAATGTATAAAACTCGATACTCTCGAACCCCGCCGATGCTCCGATGTGTCGCTCAACGCACATGTGATCCGCCGGGGGGGAATCTGATGAGATCCGGACACTGTTTAGAGTTAATGAGAAACAGTTTGACATTAGTGTGTATCTGAGCTGAATCACACTTGTACAGCTCTACAGAGAGCAATGAAGCGTGAAACCAGAGTAAAACTCCTCTCTCAGGACCTGTCaccgtgtgtgtgtgatgtgaaTATCAATGTGGCTCTTTCTGCACGGGCCCCTTTGCTGCGCTACAGACGGCCCCTCAAGCCCCTACACGCTTCAATTCaacagaaacatttacatttaagtccTATATATCCCTCCTTATCACTGtaatcacatataaataagTGAACTGCTGTGTAAATATATTGAACATTCTCAGTACATAATTCCAGTGTTCAGTTACTCAAGTGAATGTGCTGTATTGTGAATACAGTCGTGGCTAAAGGAAGGTTTCTTTTGCTTGTTTGTAGTTTGCAATGTGTTCACAACATTAAACTAATTGAAGTTTAACAGGATTATACCAGAGATTAACATGAACTTCAACTCTAACTAATACTTTCTGTTTCACCCTCATTCAACCAaacatcctctctctctctttacatACTTCATTCACACATCATCAAACACTAAACAGAGAATTAAACTCATTATTTTACTCTCAATCTCTTTATAGAACTCACTCACCCTGACTGTCCTTCACTCTAAACATATCCAAAAAAATGATGACGCACCTAAAAGTGACTGCCCCTCTTTCTCACCCTGACACCCCTCTTTCACCCTCATACCCCCTCTCTCACTGACTACCTCTCTCTTTGACTGCCCCTCTCACCCTGAATGGCCCTCTCTCACCCTGAATGGCCCTCTCACACTGACCTACCCTCACCTTAAACATATCTGAAAAATGACAATGCACCTAAAAGTGACTGCCCCTCTTTCTCACCCTGACACCCCTCTCTCACCCTGACTGTCCCTCACTTTCACCCTGACTGCCTCTCACTCACCATCATACCCCCTCTCTCACCCTGACTGCCCCTCTCACCCTGGCTGCCCTTTCACCCCTGACAGCCACTCTCTCACCCTGACTCACTCTCATCCTGACTGCCCCTCATTCTCACCCTGACTGCCCCTCACTCTCACCCTGACTGCCCCTCACTTTCACCCCTGACTGCCACTCTCTCACCCTGACTGCCCCTCCCTCACTCTCACCCTGACTACCCTTTCTCACCCTGACTGCCCCTCATTCTCACCCTGACTACCCTTTCTCACCCTGACTGCCCCTCACTTTCACCCCTGACTGCCCCTCTCTCACCCTGACTGCCCCTCTCTCACCCTGACTGCCCCTTTCTCACCCTGACTACCCTTTCTCACCCTGACTACCCTTTCTCACCCTGACTGCCCCTCACTCTCACCTTGGCACCCCTCTCTCACCCCTGACTGCCCCTCTCCTTCACCCTGACTGCCCCTCACCCTGACTGCCTCTCACTCTCACCCTGACTGCCTCTCACTCACCCTCATACCCCCTCTCTCACCCTGACTGCCCCTTTCTCAGTCTGACTGCCCCTCACTCTCACCCTGACTGCCCCTCTCTCACCCTGACTGCCCCTCTCTCACCCTGGCTGCCCCTTTCTCACCCTGACTGCCCATAACTGTCACCCTGACTGCCCCTTTCTCACCCTGACTGCCCCTCTCTGACCCTTGCTGCCCCTCTCACCCTGACTGCCTTTCACTCTCACCCTGACTGCCCTTTTCTCACCCTGACTGCCCCTCACTCTCACCCTAACTGCCCCTCACCCTGACTGCCCCTCTCTCACCCTGACTGCCCATAACTGTCACCCTGACTGCCCCTCACTCTCACCCTAACTGCCCCCTCTCACCCTGACTGCCTCTCACTCACCCTCATACCCCCTCTCTCACCCTGACGGCCACTCTTTCACCCCTGACTGCCCCTCTCTCTCACCCTGATGGTCACTCTCTCACCCTGACGGCCACTTTCTCACCCTGACTCACTCTCACCCTGACTCCCCCTCTCTGACCCCGACTGCCCCTTTCTCACCCTGACTCACCCTCTCTCACACTGACTGCCCCTCTCTCACCCTGACTCACCCTCTCTTACCCCGACTGCCCCTTTTCACCCTGACTGCCTCTCACTCTCACCCTGACTGCCCTTTTCTTACCCTGACTGCCCCTCACTCTCACCCTAACTGCCCCTCTCTCACCCTGACTGCCTCTCACTCATCCTCATACCCCCTCTCTCACCCCTGACTGCCCCTTTTCACCCCTGACTGCCCCTCTCTCTCACCCTGACGGCCACTCTCTCTCCCTGACTCCCCCTCTCTGACCCCGACTGCCCCTTTCTCACCCTGACTGCCCCTCACTTTCACCCTGACACCGCTCTCTCACCCCTGACTGCCCCTCTATCTCACCCTGACTCACTCTCACCCTGACTCCCCCTCTCTGACTCTGACTGCCCTTTCTCACCCTGACTGCCCCTCACTCTCACCCCTGACGGCCTCAtaccccctctctctctctctctgactgcCTCTCTCACCCTGAGTGCGCCTCTCTCACCATGCTTCATTGTCACCCTGACGCACCACCTCTTCCTCTGTCTGCTCCTTTCACACCATCTCCCTCACCATCCTCGCCTCTCTCGCTCTCCTCATCTCTCTCACCCTGCTGCCTGCTTTATTGTCACCTTGAGTGCCTTGCTCTCAGCCTAAGTGTCTCTTTTTCATCCTGACTGTTTTTACTGACACAGAAACACTCAGTACATAAACAGAACTGCATGTTTTAACATCATGGCCAAATTATACACaaattaaagtgcacctatttcattgctaagcaacaacattattttgtgtatttggtataatacactgtgtttgtgtggtttatggtttaaaaacacattattttccacataccggaCATTGTATCTCCTCTATGCCCTGCCTTCCTCAACactctgattttgtacaaaactcatcactCTGAAAAGCTCAGTgtcctctgattggccagctaatctgtacgttgtgattggcctgaatacctctgatgtcagctggaaatgtttgaaagattcggtcacaatgcaatactgagaggagttaatatcgtctttactaccttatcaatacaagccaaatctgatccagaaaatgcaggtaaccaagctgatcgatcaactttaccaGCGCAGCTTGAGCCGAATGTAACAGATTGTtaaggtaaggatactaaaacattaaaaccatatctgcatttgtgatcgtagaaacaACAAGTGCTACTCTGCACTACACAAAACTTGTGTTTGAATCATGGAtcataaatatgaaaacatagacaACTTACAGGTTGTATTTTAGTAGCGGGCGGGATTATGATAATGACCCTCGTGTCCATGTCATCCACCaagcctacaatccgtgtgtttgttgtagtccaagaaaatagactcatgtcattatttactttgggatttgtatcTATGTATATCGTTAGCATGAACTAATACATACTAACACACCAAAggaatgtaaaatcatgaatcagaTAATACGTGctctttaaagaaacatttttgacCCAATTTACAAACCACCACAAAGACTTTAATCAGATTCAACAAGGAAAAACTACCAAACATACTgggagaaaaaaacataaaacctGCTGCAAGGCACATCAAGTCCAGCCATGAGAAAAGGGAAAGAtgcaaaaatagaaaataacaaaaacaatgtaTAGCATGACAGGATTGTGTATTTGATATCTTATTAACAGTATTTAATAACAGACATGTAGTCTTtcctacctttattttttacatgtattatAAAACACAGAAGGACAAATATGGACAGAGTTGAGGAAACAGAGAGAGACCAAAAAATGGAGGACAGAAAAGATAGATAAAGAGTGTCACAATACAGATGAATTATATGAGACAGaggaaaaaaagagagagagagagagagcgattACAATGAAGAATGAGAGTCTCTTGCAAGATGACTAAATATGGAGAGTTGAGATATCCCGCTGAAGTGTGTATGTTTTTACTACAGAAGACAAGACAGGTTTAAAGATGTTATGTGTTTAAATAGTTTCACTTATCCAAATGTGCAAAGCAATTAAGCACAGAAATGACAAACTGCACATTTATACTAACAGTGACACAGATCTGATCTCATCGAAATATCAGCCATTACTTAAAAGATGAGATATTAGCTTAGTTAagattttatttagttttgtttcATCACTTCTTTAAAGTCA contains:
- the ntn2 gene encoding netrin 2, translating into MWSVSKFLSLVSVFHTLPWASGHGPNPFSGPQATQTDPCYDEGGAPRRCIPEFINAAFGQEVSVSSVCGRPPSRSCSLVEREDRPAVRTCQVCDASDPRNAHPASYLTDLNSAHNLTCWQSENLQGSPFNVTLTLSLGKKFEITYVSLQFCSPRPESLAIYKSMDYGRTWTPYQFYSSQCRRMYNRPNKATITKQNEQEALCTDGHTDVYPLSGGLIAFSTLDGRPSGKDFDSSPVLQDWVTVTDIRVVFSRPQHPRALPMSGRESEDPAVAPGAMPAYYYAVSDFQVGGRCKCNGHGSRCVREKDGKLVCDCKHNTEGPECDRCKPFHYDRPWQRATAKEANECLPCNCNLHARRCRFNMELYKLSGRKSGGVCMNCRHNTAGRHCHYCKEGFYRDMSKPITHRRACKACDCHPVGAAGKTCNQTTGQCPCKDGVTGITCNRCAKGYQQSRSPVAPCIKVPVIKPTTAISTTEEPADCDSYCKPLKGNLKINMKKYCKKDYAVQVSVLDMETVGDWAKFTVSLASVYKSRGEPLKRGDNVLWVHMKDLACKCPRIHMGKRFLILGTAEGAASPERPGLLADKNSLVIQWRDIWTRRLRKFQRKEKKGKCSKA